The Heliomicrobium undosum sequence TGATTCGATTCATCAAATTGCTCCTTCCTTGGAAACTGCATAGAGGTAAGTCAATATATTTCTATTTCTCTTGTTAAAAAACTCCTTCTCCTTTTCCATCCCAATGTTTCTCGCCACCTGAATAGAGGCCAGGTGATCAAAGGGCATATTGGCGCACAACCGATTAATACGTAAGGACTGAAAGGCATAGTCCTTGCAAGCCTGCGCGGCTTCGACGGCAAAGCCGTTGCGCCAGAAGGGATGGTGGATGATATACCCCAGATCATGTTCCCGTTGACCGTCGATCTCTGCGATCAGGATTCCGCAATCGCCGATCATCTCTCCCGTTTCTTTTAAAATAATGGGCCACCTGCCAAAGCCAAACTGCCGATAACTTTCGATGTTGCTTTGCACCCAGTTTTCGGTCTGTTCCAATGAATACGGCGCAGGCC is a genomic window containing:
- a CDS encoding GNAT family N-acetyltransferase, which encodes MNIIETNRLILRKYSPNDIPVLYNILSDPITMRFWPAPYSLEQTENWVQSNIESYRQFGFGRWPIILKETGEMIGDCGILIAEIDGQREHDLGYIIHHPFWRNGFAVEAAQACKDYAFQSLRINRLCANMPFDHLASIQVARNIGMEKEKEFFNKRNRNILTYLYAVSKEGAI